The sequence below is a genomic window from Acetivibrio clariflavus DSM 19732.
CTTTGCCGGAGAAACACCTTGTTCAAAAGCTTGTGTTCTGGTTTTCGGTTCAATTTCAAGCGCAACAATATCTGTATCGGAACCGCTTGTCTTTTTTATATTCTCCTTTAATTTCACTAAAATATTTTCAATAACATCCTCTTCCCTTTGAGCTTGTTTTTTGTACTCCTTATTATCAGGATTTGCTGCACCTGAAATCAATATATATACTTTGCTTTTTTCATTTATAAAAGCTTTATCTTTGCATATCCCGTATAATTTAGCAAAAGCATCCTCCAGCTTCAGACCGTTGAAATTTTCTCCACTCAAAATCACCTCTGCATCCTTGTTCAAAGAATTAACTTTAAGAACCTTTTGCAGCTTATCGATAGTAAATTCTACACTGGGGTTAATATCCATACAGATATAAGCATATTCCTGCATGGTAAATAAATTTTTACTGAAGTTTGCAATTAAGCTGGCAGCAATACTTATAATTAAGCAAAAACATGCTGCAGCAGCTAAATATCTCTTTATGTAATATTTATGGTTTATAATATCTTTATCTGTAAACACAACTTCTTTACCTATATACATTGTACTGGTGCGATTGATTTTATATACTGCGTTCTGAGGAGTAGCCACTACTGCCGACTTTTTGTCCAAACTAAATATCAAACCTCTATACGTTGCCACAATAATTCACCTGCCACTATTAAAGTATGATTTAAGATGCTCATAGTTATTGCCATAAATAAGGCTTACCGATATAATAAATTTCCTGTTTTTTTCTATCGTGCTGGGATGTACGTTTACAAATTTCATTATATCTTTCATAGGAAAATACTTCTTTTTTACAAGCTTATTGAAAACCTCTTTATTCTCTGCAATTTTACGACCTATCTCCACGCACATCCTGATAGAATCACTGTGTTTGGGCGTATATTTATGTAGCTCACTTATTTTTATGCCAAAACTTTTAAGCATCTCCGAATAATGCTTTATTTCCTGAAACACTTCAATTCTCTCATATCCTGCCGACGATTCATCCTGAAGGAATTTGTCCTCAAAATGCTCATCATCCCATTCAAAATATGAGAAAGGCATTTCCTTATTTTTCGAGCTAATCCTGAAATAGTCAATTATTCTTCTTTTTATTACCATCTCTGCAAAGGAAAAAAAGTTAAACCCTTTTTTATTCTTGCTGTTATCATATTTCTCAATTGCTTCATTAAAAGCTATTAAACCAATACTGTATTCATCACTGTTCTTTATATCAATCTTATTTTTTACCGAATTGGAAAGTACTTTGATTATAAAAGGAATGTAATCTACAATGAATTCTTCTCTGAGTTGATCGTCTCCCGCTTTGATTCTATCGATAATGCTGGCTAAATCCTCCTTAACTTCGGAGTTATATATTGAAAAAAGAAATAACAAATGTTCCACCTCTTCATTCTACATTTCTTGCCCAGTAATCCTAAATAAACATCATCTTCAGTTCACAGATACACCTTAAGGTTAATTTGAATATTTATTCACACACGTCTTTCAGGCGGAAATTTCAACACCTCTGCTATATTATAAAAATATCTATATATCTATTATATATTGAAAAGTACAATTTTCCAACTATAACTTATCTATTAGCTCTATCCGGGCCATTCCCGCATGTTTGCACTTATCTCCAAATCTGTCAGACCAAAAAATAATACATCATTGTCAATGAGCAAAAAATTTTATATAAAAAACAAACTCAGCTTTCAATAATAAAAAAAGAACCTCTTTCTTGTCATTTTGTCAATGATAAGAAAGCGGCTTACAAAGGAAAAAGGAAGTATACAATAAATTACAATTCCTGGAAAGGTAGTTTTGAAATGAATATTTAGAATTATAATTTATTACAAATATCTTCCTTAACAGTATATTCGTCCTTATTCTATTTTTTATTTCGCATATTTAAAAAAATCAATTATTTATTTTATAAATGTTATAAATAACGATTAAACTGCATTTAAATAAATAAACTCCGGAAATATACATCCGGAGTTTATTGAAAACCTTATTGCATAAAAATCATATCACTAATTTCCATGTTTACCTTCATCTCTATAAAGTCTCTTGTGGAATCATCATAAATATAAAGAATTTTCTTTCCTTTCAAAGGAGATTGATT
It includes:
- the sigI gene encoding RNA polymerase sigma-I factor, whose product is MLFLFSIYNSEVKEDLASIIDRIKAGDDQLREEFIVDYIPFIIKVLSNSVKNKIDIKNSDEYSIGLIAFNEAIEKYDNSKNKKGFNFFSFAEMVIKRRIIDYFRISSKNKEMPFSYFEWDDEHFEDKFLQDESSAGYERIEVFQEIKHYSEMLKSFGIKISELHKYTPKHSDSIRMCVEIGRKIAENKEVFNKLVKKKYFPMKDIMKFVNVHPSTIEKNRKFIISVSLIYGNNYEHLKSYFNSGR